Proteins from a single region of Pseudomonas sp. BSw22131:
- a CDS encoding carbohydrate ABC transporter permease, translating into MRAKVSLKTIIPLWIYLVFLLLPIYWLVNMSFKTNTEILGGLTLFPQDFTLANYKVIFTDESWYSGYINSLYYVCLNTVISLSVALPAAYAFSRYRFLGDKHLFFWLLTNRMAPPAVFLLPFFQLYSSIGLFDTHIAVALAHCLFNVPLAVWILEGFMSGVPKEIDETAYIDGYSFPKFFGKIFIPLIGSGIGVTAFFCFMFSWVELLLARTLTSVNAKPIAAVMTRTVSASGIDWGVLAAAGVLTILPGMLVIWFVRNHVVKGFALGRV; encoded by the coding sequence ATGCGCGCAAAAGTTTCTCTGAAAACAATCATCCCGTTGTGGATCTATCTGGTGTTCCTGCTGCTGCCGATTTACTGGCTGGTGAACATGTCGTTCAAGACCAACACCGAAATCCTCGGCGGTCTGACGCTGTTCCCGCAGGACTTCACACTGGCGAACTACAAGGTGATTTTCACCGATGAAAGCTGGTACAGCGGCTACATCAACTCGCTGTACTACGTTTGCCTGAATACCGTGATATCGCTGAGCGTGGCATTGCCTGCGGCTTATGCGTTTTCACGCTATCGTTTCCTCGGCGACAAGCACCTGTTCTTCTGGTTGCTGACCAACCGAATGGCGCCACCGGCGGTGTTCCTGCTTCCGTTTTTCCAGCTGTACTCCTCCATCGGGTTGTTCGACACTCACATCGCGGTCGCATTGGCACATTGCCTGTTCAACGTGCCGCTGGCGGTGTGGATTCTCGAAGGCTTCATGTCGGGCGTACCGAAAGAGATCGACGAAACGGCGTACATCGACGGTTACAGCTTTCCCAAGTTCTTCGGCAAGATCTTCATCCCGTTGATTGGCTCTGGCATCGGTGTGACAGCGTTCTTCTGCTTCATGTTCTCCTGGGTTGAACTGTTGTTGGCGCGCACGCTGACATCGGTTAACGCCAAGCCGATCGCGGCCGTGATGACGCGTACAGTGTCGGCTTCGGGTATTGATTGGGGGGTGCTGGCAGCGGCCGGGGTATTGACTATCCTGCCGGGGATGCTGGTGATCTGGTTCGTTCGCAATCACGTGGTCAAGGGCTTTGCTCTTGGTCGTGTCTGA
- a CDS encoding carbohydrate ABC transporter permease has translation MSKVQNNKAWWLVMPVFLLVAFSAIIPMMTVVNYSVQDIFDQSSRYFVGTDWFRQVLQDPRLHDSLLRQFIYSACVLLIEIPLGIGIALCMPTKGRWSSLCLIVMTIPLLIPFNVVGTIWQIFGRGDIGLMGWFLNNVLGISYNYAANASDAWVTVLIIDVWHWTSLVALLAYSGLRAIPDVYYQAARIDRASSWAVFRHIQLPKMKSVLLIAVMLRFMDSFMIYTEPFVLTGGGPGNSTTFLSQTLTTMALGQFDLGPAAAFSLVYFLIILLVSWVFYTAMTHGEKN, from the coding sequence ATGAGTAAGGTGCAGAACAACAAAGCCTGGTGGTTGGTAATGCCAGTGTTTCTGCTGGTGGCGTTCAGCGCCATCATCCCGATGATGACCGTGGTCAACTATTCGGTGCAGGACATTTTCGACCAGTCCAGCCGCTACTTCGTCGGTACCGACTGGTTCCGCCAAGTGTTGCAGGACCCGCGCCTGCACGATTCGCTGTTGCGTCAGTTCATCTATTCGGCGTGTGTGCTGTTGATCGAGATCCCGCTGGGTATCGGTATTGCGCTGTGTATGCCGACAAAAGGGCGCTGGTCTTCGCTGTGCCTGATCGTGATGACCATTCCGCTGCTGATTCCGTTTAACGTGGTCGGCACCATCTGGCAGATCTTTGGCCGTGGCGATATCGGCCTGATGGGCTGGTTTCTCAACAACGTGCTGGGCATCAGCTACAACTACGCCGCGAACGCTTCGGATGCCTGGGTAACGGTGCTGATCATTGACGTCTGGCACTGGACTTCACTGGTGGCGCTGCTCGCTTATTCCGGCCTGCGGGCTATTCCGGATGTGTATTACCAGGCCGCGCGCATTGATCGGGCGTCGAGCTGGGCGGTGTTCCGTCACATCCAGTTGCCGAAGATGAAGAGCGTGCTGTTGATCGCGGTGATGCTGCGGTTCATGGACAGTTTCATGATTTACACCGAGCCGTTCGTGCTCACCGGTGGCGGTCCGGGTAACTCGACGACGTTCCTCAGCCAGACCCTCACCACCATGGCCCTGGGGCAGTTTGACCTCGGTCCGGCGGCGGCTTTCTCGCTGGTGTATTTCCTGATCATTCTGTTGGTGTCGTGGGTGTTCTACACCGCCATGACCCACGGCGAAAAGAACTGA
- the folD gene encoding bifunctional methylenetetrahydrofolate dehydrogenase/methenyltetrahydrofolate cyclohydrolase FolD, translating into MTAKLIDGKAIAANLRQQIAKRVAERREQGLRTPGLAVILVGSDPASQVYVSHKRKDCEEVGFISQAYDLPSATTQTELTDLIDRLNDDAAIDGILLQLPLPEHLDASSLLERIRPDKDVDGFHPYNVGRLAQRIPLLRPCTPKGIMTLLESTGVDLYGKDAVVVGASNIVGRPMAMELLLAGCTVTVTHRFTQDLAGHVGRADLVVVAAGKPGLVKGEWIKQGAIVIDVGINRQDDGKLVGDVVYDTALPRAGWITPVPGGVGPMTRACLLENTLYAAQTLHG; encoded by the coding sequence ATGACTGCAAAACTAATAGACGGCAAAGCGATCGCAGCCAACCTGCGCCAGCAGATCGCCAAACGTGTCGCCGAGCGTCGCGAGCAGGGCCTGCGAACGCCAGGCCTCGCGGTGATCCTGGTCGGCAGCGATCCCGCCTCTCAGGTTTACGTCTCACACAAACGCAAAGACTGCGAGGAGGTCGGGTTCATCTCTCAGGCCTACGACCTGCCAAGCGCCACCACCCAGACCGAGCTGACGGACCTCATCGATCGCCTGAACGACGACGCCGCCATCGACGGGATTCTGCTGCAATTGCCGCTGCCGGAACACCTCGATGCCTCAAGCCTGCTTGAACGCATTCGCCCCGATAAAGACGTGGACGGTTTCCACCCCTATAACGTCGGTCGCCTGGCCCAGCGCATTCCTCTTCTGCGCCCTTGCACGCCTAAAGGCATCATGACGCTGCTGGAAAGCACGGGTGTGGATTTGTACGGCAAAGATGCGGTGGTTGTAGGTGCATCCAACATTGTTGGCCGGCCTATGGCCATGGAACTGCTGCTCGCGGGCTGCACCGTCACCGTGACGCATCGTTTTACCCAGGACCTGGCCGGGCATGTCGGTCGTGCTGACCTGGTAGTGGTCGCCGCCGGCAAACCCGGGCTTGTGAAGGGCGAATGGATCAAGCAAGGCGCCATCGTCATCGACGTGGGTATCAACCGTCAGGATGACGGCAAGCTGGTAGGCGATGTGGTGTATGACACTGCCCTGCCCCGCGCTGGCTGGATCACTCCAGTACCGGGCGGCGTAGGCCCGATGACCCGCGCCTGTCTGCTGGAAAACACGCTTTACGCAGCGCAAACGCTGCACGGCTGA
- a CDS encoding DUF2160 domain-containing protein: MEWMAWTLPTAIFFGSIAAILVGMTAWELRSASIERRGFLPISTTRGDRLFIGLLGSAYLHLLVIGATDWSIWVASGLSLLWLLVVMRWG, translated from the coding sequence ATGGAATGGATGGCCTGGACACTGCCCACCGCAATTTTCTTTGGCAGCATCGCCGCAATCCTGGTCGGTATGACCGCTTGGGAGTTGCGTTCGGCGAGCATTGAGCGGCGAGGTTTCTTGCCGATCTCCACCACCCGTGGCGATCGGTTGTTCATCGGATTATTGGGCAGCGCCTACCTGCATTTGCTGGTAATCGGCGCGACCGACTGGAGCATCTGGGTTGCATCGGGGTTGTCCCTGTTGTGGCTGTTGGTGGTAATGCGTTGGGGTTGA
- the clpP gene encoding ATP-dependent Clp endopeptidase proteolytic subunit ClpP: protein MSRNSYIQQNSDIQAAGGLVPMVIEQSARGERAYDIYSRLLKERVIFLVGPVEDYMANLISAQLLFLEAENPDKDIHLYINSPGGSVTAGMAIYDTMQFIKPDVSTTCMGQACSMGAFLLAGGAHGKRFALPNSRVMIHQPLGGFQGQASDIDIHAKEILFIRQRLNELLAHHTGQSLETIEKDTNRDNFMSAERAAEYGLVDSVLDKRQMVK, encoded by the coding sequence ATGTCCCGCAATTCTTATATTCAGCAGAACTCTGACATCCAGGCCGCAGGCGGCCTGGTCCCGATGGTTATCGAGCAGTCCGCCCGTGGCGAACGCGCCTATGACATCTACTCGCGTCTCCTGAAGGAGAGGGTGATCTTTCTGGTTGGTCCGGTAGAAGACTACATGGCCAACCTGATCTCGGCGCAACTGCTGTTCCTTGAAGCGGAGAACCCGGACAAGGACATCCATCTTTACATCAACTCACCAGGTGGTTCGGTGACTGCTGGTATGGCGATCTACGACACCATGCAGTTCATCAAGCCGGACGTGTCGACCACATGCATGGGCCAGGCCTGCAGCATGGGTGCTTTCCTGCTGGCCGGCGGCGCACATGGCAAGCGTTTTGCGCTGCCTAACTCGCGCGTGATGATTCACCAGCCGTTGGGCGGCTTTCAGGGGCAGGCGTCGGACATCGACATCCATGCCAAAGAAATCCTGTTCATTCGCCAGCGCCTGAATGAATTGCTGGCTCACCATACGGGTCAGTCGCTGGAAACCATCGAGAAGGACACCAACCGTGACAACTTCATGAGCGCCGAACGCGCTGCTGAGTACGGTCTGGTTGATTCGGTTCTCGATAAGCGTCAAATGGTTAAATGA
- the tig gene encoding trigger factor, which yields MQVSVENTSTLERRMTIGVPAERIETEVNKRLQQTARKAKIPGFRPGKVPMSVIRQRYEDGARQDALGDLIQATFYEAVVEQKLNPAGAPSVEPKSFEKGKDLEYVATFEVFPEFTVAGFESVAVERLSADVADSDLDNMLEILRKQNVRFEAADRAAQNEDQLIIDFVGKADGEEFAGGSATGTQLVLGSARMIPGFEDGLVGAKAGEERVLNLTFPEDYQNLDLAGKAAEFTVTVNTVSEPKLPELNEAFFNQFGIKETGIEGFRTEVRKNMERELRQAIKSKVKNQVMDGLLAANPIEVPKALLENEVNRLRVQAVQQFGGNIKPDQLPAELFEEQAKRRVELGLIVAEVVKQFDLKPDEDRVRELIKEMASAYQEPEQVVSWYYKNEQQMNEVRSVVLEEQVVDTVLQKASVTDKAVSYEEAVKPVEAPQAD from the coding sequence ATGCAAGTTTCTGTTGAAAACACTTCCACTCTTGAGCGCCGCATGACTATTGGCGTGCCAGCTGAGCGCATCGAGACCGAAGTCAACAAGCGTCTGCAGCAGACCGCACGTAAAGCCAAGATCCCGGGCTTTCGCCCAGGCAAAGTGCCAATGAGCGTGATCCGCCAGCGTTACGAAGACGGTGCTCGTCAAGACGCACTGGGCGACCTGATCCAGGCGACCTTCTACGAAGCAGTGGTAGAGCAAAAGCTGAACCCGGCTGGCGCTCCGTCGGTCGAGCCAAAATCCTTCGAAAAAGGCAAGGACCTGGAATACGTCGCAACATTCGAAGTATTCCCTGAGTTCACCGTTGCCGGTTTTGAATCCGTTGCTGTAGAGCGTCTGTCTGCCGATGTGGCTGACAGCGACCTCGACAACATGCTGGAAATCCTGCGCAAGCAGAACGTTCGCTTTGAAGCAGCCGACCGTGCCGCTCAGAACGAAGACCAGCTGATCATCGATTTCGTTGGCAAGGCTGACGGCGAAGAGTTCGCTGGCGGCTCCGCTACCGGCACTCAACTGGTGTTGGGTTCGGCCCGTATGATTCCTGGCTTCGAAGACGGCCTCGTTGGCGCCAAAGCCGGTGAAGAGCGCGTCCTGAACCTGACGTTCCCAGAGGACTACCAGAACCTGGACCTGGCTGGCAAAGCTGCCGAGTTCACCGTCACGGTCAACACTGTTTCCGAGCCTAAGCTGCCTGAATTGAACGAAGCATTCTTCAATCAGTTCGGCATCAAGGAAACCGGCATCGAAGGCTTCCGCACCGAAGTTCGCAAGAACATGGAGCGTGAGCTGCGTCAGGCGATCAAATCCAAGGTCAAAAATCAGGTAATGGACGGCTTGCTGGCCGCCAACCCGATCGAAGTGCCTAAAGCGCTTCTGGAAAACGAAGTGAACCGTCTGCGCGTGCAGGCCGTTCAGCAGTTTGGCGGCAACATCAAGCCAGATCAGCTGCCGGCCGAGCTGTTTGAAGAGCAAGCCAAGCGTCGTGTCGAGCTGGGCCTGATCGTTGCTGAAGTGGTCAAGCAGTTCGACCTCAAGCCAGACGAAGATCGCGTTCGCGAGCTGATCAAGGAAATGGCTTCCGCTTACCAGGAGCCGGAGCAGGTCGTATCGTGGTACTACAAGAACGAACAGCAGATGAACGAAGTGCGTTCGGTTGTGCTTGAAGAACAAGTTGTGGATACTGTTTTGCAGAAAGCGAGCGTGACCGATAAAGCGGTCTCGTACGAAGAAGCGGTCAAGCCGGTAGAAGCTCCACAAGCCGACTGA
- a CDS encoding sigma-54-dependent Fis family transcriptional regulator: protein MALPSVSSNHDTIIQDSWARCREFGLDHQSRPAFGQLPAQQVAQLLERNHSLVQTTHQQVLPFYENILSNSNCLILLADHRGQVLNSWGTKRFVEPKQSLGFVAGASWVEQATGTNAIGTALACEQAVHIEHDEHFLKANRFMTGSAAPIFDASRRMIAVLDVSSDSFLPPSHTLGMVKMMSQTIENRLILDQFHHSYFQLTFNTGLNNLDSQWAGLLVFDESGHILCANRRADNLLGVSLLRVNIEDLFKAPVSQLLDQVEGQPFELQASGHNRFHCLLKRPKAQVLQLRSVPSARKPLINEPSPLADMGLGDEKVAKAASQAQRLLEKNIPLLIHGETGVGKEVFVKALHQASSRSQQPLIAVNCAAIPSELVEAELFGYEKGAFTGAHHKGSIGLIRKADKGTLFLDEIGDMPLPVQARLLRVLQERCVQPLGSSELYPVDIRVISATHCSLREQVQSGHFRQDLYYRISGLNLELPPLRERTDKAALVRRIWEQHREPEQTAGFDAQVMALFERHPWPGNLRQLSNVIQVALALADDEVISAEHLPEDFFADMEMGSDFSQPGEALNAKANLASAADLSELLQESGGNISHLAKRLGVSRNTLYKRLREQGF, encoded by the coding sequence ATGGCCTTACCCAGCGTCTCCAGTAATCACGACACCATCATTCAGGACTCATGGGCCCGCTGCCGCGAATTCGGCCTGGACCATCAGTCGCGCCCCGCCTTCGGTCAGTTACCTGCACAACAGGTTGCGCAGTTGCTTGAGCGCAATCATTCGTTAGTGCAAACCACGCATCAGCAAGTGCTGCCCTTTTACGAAAACATCCTCAGTAACTCCAATTGCCTGATCCTGCTGGCTGACCACCGAGGCCAGGTGCTGAACTCGTGGGGCACCAAACGCTTCGTCGAGCCGAAGCAAAGCCTGGGGTTCGTCGCCGGTGCCAGCTGGGTTGAACAAGCCACCGGCACCAATGCCATTGGCACCGCGCTGGCGTGCGAGCAGGCTGTACACATTGAGCACGACGAACACTTTCTGAAGGCCAATCGCTTCATGACCGGTTCTGCTGCGCCAATCTTCGATGCCAGCCGCCGCATGATCGCAGTGCTCGATGTCTCCAGCGACAGCTTCCTGCCGCCATCCCACACGCTGGGCATGGTGAAAATGATGAGCCAGACCATCGAAAACCGGCTAATCCTCGACCAGTTCCACCACAGCTATTTCCAGCTCACGTTCAACACCGGCCTTAATAACCTCGACAGTCAATGGGCGGGTTTGCTGGTGTTCGACGAAAGCGGACACATCCTCTGTGCCAATCGGCGCGCCGACAATCTGCTGGGCGTGAGCCTGTTGCGGGTCAACATCGAAGACCTGTTCAAGGCGCCGGTCTCGCAACTGCTCGATCAGGTCGAGGGCCAGCCGTTCGAATTGCAGGCGTCAGGGCATAACCGTTTTCATTGCCTGCTCAAGCGCCCCAAGGCTCAAGTCCTCCAACTGCGCAGCGTACCGTCTGCCAGGAAACCGCTGATCAACGAGCCCTCGCCTCTTGCAGATATGGGATTGGGAGACGAGAAAGTCGCGAAGGCCGCCAGTCAGGCGCAGCGCTTGCTGGAGAAAAACATTCCACTGCTGATTCACGGCGAAACGGGTGTCGGCAAAGAGGTCTTCGTCAAGGCCCTGCATCAGGCGAGCTCGCGTTCGCAGCAGCCGTTGATTGCCGTCAACTGCGCAGCGATTCCGTCCGAACTGGTCGAGGCTGAGCTGTTCGGCTACGAAAAAGGTGCCTTCACCGGCGCTCACCACAAAGGCAGCATCGGGCTGATCCGCAAGGCCGACAAAGGCACTCTGTTTCTGGACGAGATCGGCGACATGCCGCTGCCAGTTCAGGCAAGACTGTTGCGGGTGTTGCAGGAACGCTGCGTGCAGCCGCTGGGCAGCAGCGAGTTGTATCCGGTGGACATTCGGGTAATTTCCGCCACCCATTGTTCGTTGCGCGAACAGGTGCAGAGCGGGCACTTCCGTCAGGATTTGTATTACCGAATCAGCGGGCTGAACCTTGAGCTGCCGCCGTTGCGCGAGCGCACTGATAAAGCCGCGCTGGTACGACGGATCTGGGAGCAACATCGGGAACCTGAGCAAACAGCCGGATTCGACGCGCAAGTGATGGCACTGTTCGAACGCCATCCGTGGCCTGGCAACTTGCGTCAGTTGAGCAACGTTATTCAGGTGGCGTTGGCGCTGGCTGACGACGAGGTGATTTCGGCAGAGCACTTGCCGGAGGATTTTTTCGCGGATATGGAGATGGGCAGCGATTTCTCACAGCCCGGCGAAGCGCTGAATGCCAAAGCGAATCTGGCCTCGGCAGCGGATTTGAGTGAGTTGTTGCAGGAGAGCGGCGGGAATATCTCCCACCTGGCCAAGCGGTTGGGCGTTAGCCGCAATACGCTTTACAAGCGGCTGCGCGAGCAGGGGTTTTGA
- a CDS encoding ABC transporter substrate-binding protein: MFNKKNKLRHSVTLATMLTLSGLSVSAWADQYEDAAKKWVGSEFKPSTLTAEQQLEELKWFIKAAEPFRGMDIKVVSETLTTHEYESKTLAKAFTEITGIKVTHDLLQEGDVIEKLQTAMQSDKSIYDGWVNDSDLIGTHFRYGKAESLTDMMANEGKNFTSPTLDLKDFIGTSFTTAPDGKLYQLPDQQFANLYWFRADWFDRPDLKEKFKAKYGYELGVPVNWSAYEDIAKFFSEDVKELDGKKVYGHMDYGKKDPSLGWRFTDAWFSMAGSGDKGLPNGLPVDEWGIRVEDCHPVGSSITRGGDTNGPAAVFATQKYIDWLKAYAPPEAAGMTFSESGPVPSQGNVAQQIFWYTAFTADMTKPGLPVMNADGTPKWRMAPSPKGPYWKEGMKLGYQDVGSWTFLKATPEKQRLAAWLYAQFVTSKTVSLKKTIVGLTPIRESDINSKEMTALAPKLGGLVEFYRSPARVQWSPTGTNVPDYPKLAQLWWSHVAEAVTGEKTAQAALDGLAKDQDAIMTRIERSKVQEASGCAPKMNPETSAEEWYKKAEASGGKFLAPQRKLANEKPKGETINYNELLKSWESAKK; this comes from the coding sequence ATGTTCAATAAGAAAAACAAGCTGCGACATAGTGTGACATTGGCGACCATGCTGACGCTCAGCGGGTTGAGCGTGTCGGCGTGGGCTGATCAATACGAAGACGCAGCGAAAAAATGGGTGGGCAGCGAGTTCAAGCCTTCGACACTCACTGCCGAACAGCAGCTGGAAGAGTTGAAGTGGTTCATCAAGGCGGCTGAGCCATTCCGCGGCATGGACATCAAAGTGGTGTCGGAAACCCTGACCACTCACGAGTACGAATCCAAAACCCTGGCCAAGGCGTTCACTGAAATCACCGGCATCAAGGTGACTCACGACCTGCTCCAGGAAGGCGACGTCATCGAGAAGCTGCAAACCGCGATGCAGTCCGACAAAAGTATCTATGACGGCTGGGTCAACGACTCTGACTTGATCGGTACGCACTTCCGCTATGGCAAGGCCGAATCGCTCACCGACATGATGGCCAACGAAGGCAAGAACTTCACCTCGCCAACCCTGGACCTGAAGGACTTCATCGGCACCTCGTTCACCACCGCGCCAGACGGCAAACTGTATCAACTGCCTGACCAGCAGTTCGCCAACCTGTACTGGTTCCGTGCTGACTGGTTCGACCGTCCTGACCTGAAAGAGAAGTTCAAGGCCAAGTACGGCTACGAGCTGGGCGTGCCAGTCAACTGGTCTGCCTATGAAGACATCGCCAAGTTCTTCAGCGAAGACGTCAAGGAGCTCGACGGCAAGAAAGTCTACGGCCACATGGACTACGGCAAAAAAGACCCATCCCTGGGCTGGCGCTTCACCGATGCCTGGTTCTCCATGGCGGGTAGCGGCGACAAGGGCTTGCCGAACGGCTTGCCAGTGGACGAGTGGGGCATCCGTGTAGAGGATTGCCATCCGGTCGGGTCAAGCATCACCCGTGGCGGCGACACCAACGGCCCGGCAGCTGTATTCGCCACTCAGAAATACATCGACTGGCTCAAAGCCTACGCGCCACCTGAAGCCGCTGGTATGACGTTCTCCGAGTCGGGCCCCGTGCCTTCGCAAGGTAACGTCGCTCAGCAAATCTTCTGGTACACCGCGTTCACGGCCGACATGACCAAACCGGGTCTGCCGGTGATGAATGCCGATGGCACGCCGAAGTGGCGGATGGCGCCGTCGCCTAAAGGTCCATACTGGAAAGAAGGCATGAAACTGGGCTATCAGGACGTGGGTTCGTGGACGTTCCTGAAAGCGACGCCTGAGAAGCAACGTCTGGCGGCGTGGTTGTACGCGCAATTCGTGACGTCGAAAACCGTATCGCTGAAGAAAACCATCGTGGGCCTGACGCCTATTCGTGAGTCGGACATCAACTCGAAAGAGATGACTGCGCTGGCGCCGAAACTCGGCGGTCTGGTGGAGTTCTATCGCAGCCCGGCACGTGTTCAGTGGTCGCCTACCGGTACTAACGTGCCTGACTATCCGAAGCTCGCTCAGTTGTGGTGGAGCCACGTGGCCGAGGCGGTTACCGGCGAGAAAACTGCGCAGGCAGCGCTCGACGGTCTGGCCAAGGATCAGGACGCGATCATGACCCGTATCGAGCGTTCGAAGGTTCAGGAAGCCAGCGGTTGTGCGCCGAAGATGAACCCGGAAACCTCGGCTGAAGAGTGGTACAAGAAAGCTGAAGCCAGCGGCGGCAAGTTCCTCGCGCCACAACGCAAGTTGGCCAACGAGAAGCCGAAGGGCGAAACCATCAACTACAACGAGCTGCTGAAAAGCTGGGAAAGCGCCAAGAAGTAG
- a CDS encoding ABC transporter ATP-binding protein translates to MSLTLEHVSRAVDGQIWIDDASLSFEPGSFNVLLGRTLSGKTSLMRLMAGLDKPDSGRVLMNGKDVTKVAVRHRNVSMVYQQFINYPSMTVFDNIASPLRQAGVSKEEIQNKVLETAKMLRIEKFLSRYPLELSGGQQQRTAMARALVKDAELILFDEPLVNLDYKLREELRQEMRLLFEARHTIAIYATTEPNEALALGGTTTILHEGRVIQSGRTPEVYHQPKTVLAAELFSEPPINLMPGRIQGNEVSFANFAHFPLNVDLRNIGDGDYRFGVRPSHLSLVPSNDDDLELAVTVELAEISGSETFLHVRNEHFSLVLHLPGVHAYDVDASIRVYIPTHKLFVFDQQGGLIQAPGLRMARVA, encoded by the coding sequence ATGTCTCTCACGCTTGAGCACGTCAGCCGCGCAGTCGACGGTCAGATCTGGATCGATGATGCGTCGCTGAGCTTCGAACCTGGCTCATTCAACGTATTGCTGGGGCGCACCTTATCAGGCAAAACCAGCCTGATGCGCCTGATGGCCGGCCTGGACAAGCCAGACAGCGGCCGGGTACTGATGAATGGCAAAGATGTCACCAAAGTTGCCGTGCGCCATCGCAACGTTTCAATGGTGTATCAGCAGTTCATCAACTACCCGAGCATGACCGTTTTCGACAATATCGCCTCGCCACTGCGTCAGGCCGGTGTATCGAAAGAAGAAATCCAGAACAAGGTTCTGGAAACCGCGAAAATGCTGCGGATCGAAAAATTCCTCTCCCGTTATCCCCTGGAACTCTCCGGCGGCCAGCAGCAACGTACCGCCATGGCGCGGGCGCTGGTCAAGGACGCTGAGCTGATCCTGTTCGATGAGCCCCTGGTCAACCTGGACTACAAGCTGCGCGAAGAGCTGCGTCAGGAGATGCGCCTGTTGTTTGAAGCGCGCCACACCATCGCGATCTACGCCACCACCGAGCCGAACGAAGCGCTCGCCCTCGGTGGTACCACGACCATTCTTCACGAGGGCCGGGTGATCCAGAGCGGTCGCACGCCTGAGGTCTATCACCAGCCGAAAACCGTGCTCGCCGCCGAGCTGTTTTCAGAGCCGCCGATCAACCTGATGCCGGGCCGCATACAAGGCAACGAAGTCAGCTTCGCCAACTTTGCACACTTCCCGCTCAACGTTGATCTGCGCAATATCGGTGATGGCGACTACCGCTTTGGCGTGCGCCCGAGCCACCTGAGCCTGGTGCCGTCCAACGACGACGATCTGGAACTGGCGGTGACTGTGGAGCTGGCCGAGATCAGCGGTTCCGAAACATTCCTGCATGTGCGCAACGAGCATTTCTCGCTGGTGCTGCATTTGCCGGGCGTGCATGCGTACGACGTCGATGCGTCGATCCGCGTCTACATCCCGACGCATAAATTGTTTGTATTCGATCAGCAGGGCGGCCTGATTCAGGCGCCGGGCCTGCGCATGGCGAGGGTTGCCTGA
- a CDS encoding ABC transporter ATP-binding protein encodes MAEIRLQNLAHSYSATPSGPEDYAIREMSHIWEQGGAYALLGPSGCGKSTLLNIISGLLSPSEGKVMFDSTVVNDMSPEQRNIAQVFQFPVVYDTMTVFDNLAFPLRNQGMDEKKVAAKVHEIADVLDLQPLLKKKAKNLTADEKQKVSMGRGLVRDDVSAILFDEPLTVIDPHLKWKLRRKLKQIHEQFNITMVYVTHDQLEASTFADKIAVMFGGQIVQFGTPRELFEKPRHTFVGYFIGSPGMNLIEVTPQPGGVGFGDIHLPLSEGLQQRLASTQWTSLKVGIRPEFVHLWDGPYDDAMCADVTYVEDLGTYKIITLKLAGQLLKVRIQEDKPVPQGQAWISFPGQWLMLYADDYLLEANPASEVPHE; translated from the coding sequence ATGGCTGAGATCCGTTTGCAAAACCTCGCCCATAGTTACAGCGCCACGCCAAGCGGGCCTGAAGACTATGCGATCCGCGAGATGAGCCACATCTGGGAGCAGGGCGGCGCTTACGCGTTGCTTGGCCCGTCCGGCTGCGGCAAATCGACCCTGCTCAACATCATTTCCGGCCTGCTGAGCCCGTCGGAAGGCAAGGTGATGTTCGACAGCACAGTGGTCAACGACATGTCCCCCGAGCAGCGCAACATCGCCCAGGTTTTCCAGTTTCCGGTGGTGTACGACACCATGACGGTGTTCGACAACCTCGCGTTCCCGCTCCGCAACCAGGGCATGGATGAGAAAAAGGTAGCGGCCAAGGTTCACGAAATCGCCGACGTACTTGACCTGCAACCGCTGCTTAAAAAGAAAGCCAAGAACCTCACCGCCGACGAGAAACAGAAAGTCTCGATGGGCCGGGGTCTCGTGCGCGATGACGTATCAGCGATCCTGTTCGACGAACCGTTGACCGTTATTGACCCGCACCTGAAGTGGAAGCTGCGGCGCAAGCTCAAACAAATCCATGAGCAGTTCAACATCACCATGGTCTACGTCACCCACGACCAGCTTGAGGCTTCGACTTTTGCCGATAAGATCGCCGTGATGTTCGGCGGTCAGATCGTGCAGTTCGGCACGCCCCGCGAGCTGTTCGAAAAACCACGTCACACCTTCGTCGGCTACTTCATCGGCAGCCCCGGCATGAACCTGATCGAAGTCACCCCGCAACCGGGTGGCGTAGGGTTCGGTGACATTCACCTGCCGCTGTCCGAAGGTTTGCAGCAACGCCTGGCGTCGACTCAGTGGACCAGCCTCAAGGTCGGCATTCGCCCTGAGTTCGTGCATCTCTGGGACGGCCCGTACGACGACGCCATGTGCGCTGACGTGACTTACGTCGAAGACCTCGGCACCTACAAGATCATTACGCTGAAACTGGCGGGCCAGTTGCTCAAGGTCCGCATTCAGGAAGACAAACCGGTGCCGCAAGGTCAGGCATGGATCAGTTTTCCCGGCCAGTGGTTGATGCTGTACGCCGACGACTATCTGCTGGAAGCCAACCCGGCGAGTGAGGTGCCCCATGAGTAA